One window from the genome of Nicotiana tomentosiformis chromosome 5, ASM39032v3, whole genome shotgun sequence encodes:
- the LOC104116255 gene encoding transcription factor bHLH96-like translates to MALETVVFQQDPFTYSHKDIYNLGGFFHEYNWDSSHSSIAQSYNNNSSSPEVCTGFLPAEYPPVETPVVSCRRKRRRTKCSKNKEEIENQRMTHIAVERNRRRQMNDYLAVLRSLMPPSYAQRGDQASIVGGAINFVKELEQLLQFLEAHKQEVKKQSSPNNASQHPFSKFFTFPQYATANNHPMATAYDGATTEERRSAVADIEVTMVESHANVKVLSRRRPKQLLKIVNWLQAMCFTILHLTVSTADHTVLYSFSVKVEDNCQLNTVSEIASAIHEMVAMIIKEEAMSC, encoded by the exons atgGCTCTTGAAACTGTTGTTTTCCAACAAGATCCTTTCACTTATAGCCACAAAGATATTTACAATCTTGGTGGCTTTTTTCATGAATATAATTGGGATTCTTCTCATTCTTCAATAGCACAAAGCTATAATAACAACTCTTCATCTCCTGAAGTTTGCACCGGATTCTTGCCGGCTGAATATCCTCCGGTGGAGACTCCGGTTGTTTCCTGCCGGAGAAAAAGACGGCGCACTAAATGTTCTAAGAACAAGGAGGAAATAGAAAACCAAAGGATGACTCACATTGCTGTCGAAAGAAATCGCCGCCGGCAAATGAACGATTACCTCGCCGTTCTCCGATCATTGATGCCTCCTTCTTATGCTCAAAGG GGAGACCAAGCATCAATTGTTGGAGGCGCAATTAATTTTGTAAAAGAACTTGaacaactccttcaattcttggAAGCTCATAAACAAGAAGTTAAAAAGCAATCATCACCAAATAATGCTTCTCAACATCCCTTCTCTAAGTTCTTCACTTTTCCTCAATACGCAACCGCAAACAACCACCCGATGGCCACCGCCTACGACGGGGCAACGACGGAGGAGAGGCGGTCGGCGGTGGCGGACATCGAGGTGACAATGGTGGAAAGCCATGCTAATGTTAAGGTTTTGTCAAGGAGAAGACCAAAACAATTATTGAAGATTGTTAATTGGTTACAAGCTATGTGCTTTACAATTCTTCACCTCACTGTTTCAACAGCTGATCATACGGTTCTTTACTCATTCAGTGTCAAG GTGGAAGATAATTGTCAGCTAAATACAGTGAGTGAGATAGCAAGTGCTATACATGAAATGGTGGCCATGATAATTAAGGAGGAGGCTATGTCTTGTTGA